DNA sequence from the Dreissena polymorpha isolate Duluth1 chromosome 3, UMN_Dpol_1.0, whole genome shotgun sequence genome:
CAAAGACAgagacatcatcatcatcatcatcatcatcatcatcatcatcatcatcatcatcatcatcatcatcatcatcatcatcatcatcatcatcatcatcatcatcatcatcatcatcatcatcatcatcataatcatcatcttcatcatcatcatcatcatcatcatcatcatcatcatcatcatcatcatcatcatcatcatcatcatcatcatcatcatcatcatcatcatcatcatcatcatcatcatcatcatcatcatcatcatcatcatcaattacATTCAAACTTGCAAGCAACTAGCCATTTACAAAATGTCCAATGTCTTGCATCAATTGCTTTTCCATAGCTTAACATTTTCTGATCGTTTGTTGGTTGTTCGACACGATTTTAAGAGGAAAAACGCTAACTGTGTTTGTTTATCTACAACAGTCTAAACGTGACAAAAATGTCTTAATTAACGAATTTTATGAGGAGTAGCAAGACTTTTTACTGTACATCTCATTTTGCTGCAATTTGATTCCTCCTGATCACGCACTTCGTTAattttctttaaaggggccttttcacagattttggcatttttttaccttattcattaaatgctttatattgataaatgtaaacattggatcgtaaaagctccagtaaaaaatcaagaaaaaatttaaaaaaggaaaagaacattgcccggagcaggtttcgaaccagtgacccctggagtcctgccagagtcctgaagtaaaaacgctttagcctactgagctattccgccgagtacacattgtcgacgtattttataccttatataagcaatcttcgtagtttcacaaaatttaacgacaaaaacagaactctccaaattattcaatcgtttcgcgttgcaacgctttctaatttttaggttttaaaatcgtcaaaagatgcatataatggctatattagagcatggttaatgttcattattactgtttcctcacaaatatcataactaaaacgaaaacttacgaatctgaaacaacttttttcaattttgtcaatttatcaaagcgtgaaaagatccctttaaggtgaCCATGTGACTTGTGGTGTGCATGACCACATGTACCTGCAGAAGCCATGAAATTTAGGTCGGCGGCGTCATTCCCTGCCATGTTTAGTTAAAGTTACCTAAGTATACTTAGAAGTTCATTATCTCCGCTATCTGGGAGACGAACGAATCTAGAACGTAAAGGGAATTCGGCTAccaatgaaataaacaaataaaacttgACCGATTTTATTAACTTTAAGGTATTAAACGCGTTTTCGTTTTTAGCCGAAACGGTTGTTTGCATGATCCTGCTTACAAAAACGGAATTCCAAATTGTTGTAACAATTATATTTGTGTTCATTTGGTTTTGCTTTACTTATTATCCTTCATGTGCGCGTATTTTCTTCTATTCCCGTATTGTTCCATACGAGCACCCCCTTTATAGTTAGCTTCCTGATTGAATGTGTCTTTAAACTCTTGTTTCATATTATATCcttgtttatttatgataaaaGCAGATTACAACAATCTTTTAAAGTTACTGTTATACAGTTAATAACAAATTGGCGTTATTATAACGTTATCAGCGGAAGGTTATTTTATCATGGTTGCAGCGAGTGAGCTCAAGTCGAAGCATAACAATTGTCATAAACTAATGTAGGCTATCTTGGTCAAATACCTACACTTGATGGGgaattatataaattacattaCCCGAACAGAATACTTTATATAAATAGTATGTATTTACACTATTGGATAGTTTTGAATGAGCTAACAAATAGCATTCCTCgataaattaaaatacacaacAACTAAAACATTGTTGAATGGTAAAGCATACGCATTCCATTACAGCTAGATCTTCTTTCGTAAAAACTTGGAAGCGAAACTGGGTTTGAGCATGAAAAACATGGATGATGGAGCCTTTTTTTCTTATCATAAGCTCGCATGAGCGCAATGTTCTCGTAAGCAGCCTTTATGTTCCCTTGTTGGTGTGGCATACATCCTTAGTCATGAGTAAACATTTCTATTCAAAGATATTGATTTTCACCGAACTGCACAGAAATGATTACATGTGTGTACATCTTTCCAAGGCCTTAATATGTTCTGCTGCATATTTAGGTAATGCGTTGATCAGAAAAAGTGTAAGAACTGGACAATTCTTCTCTTCTGAAATCGCAAGTTTAGGTTGAGAGCTATTATACTTGGCATAATTATGACATGTTGTGCATTGCATTGTCTTGCATTGACCGTTACAATGCGATCATCCCAGCTTTattaattgaaatatgttttgtttgattttattcatGTATTGTATAAAACTATGAGGGTACAAATATTTTAAACTGTATCTGGAGTTTACTTATTACAATATTTTGTAGTAGTCACCTTCAACGATTTCTCAAATTATCGCCTCAAACATTATCTCTAAAGATGCtaaagttttttttgtgttttacaAGAAACTTCCGATAATGACGTTAGTGTCTTTACTGTCCGCGGCAAATTGGTCATCTAGTTAATATACATGAAATAGTTTAGAGCTTGTTAAATTCTTAATTGGAACTGCATGGCtcagatatttaatatttaatataaaacccTTATGCTTCCCGctgttattttgataaaaatgatgcCCATGAGTTCAAAACTGGCAATATGCCgtggatttattttaattgaacatATTTCTAAAATGATAATAAAACTTCTACACTCTCATAGTAAATTCTATAGTTCTATAGTCCAGAcgttttatattttctttaaaacagtGTATCATGGTCCTTTAAAATGATTCCACTCAAGACGAAACTGACCATGTCCCGATATCAAAATCGTTTATCATGAATTCATGAGAAACAATATGATTAAAGACTTTCTTTTCACAAACCGTAATGTAAGTttcacatgtattttgtaaactccAGTTCTGGTCTATTGATATAGGAAAGAATTACGCAACTTTAGCTCAAATTCAAACATTGCATACTCTCCCATAATTAGTATTAGTAATAATTATCTTTGCGAATTTTAGGCAACACCATAGTCATTGCTTTTATTATATCTAGTGAGATATTCTACATGTTTATGCGTTGAATGTATTGTAGAATCACGTTCGTTCCTTGAACCAAATAATTAGTTTCATGTCGATAAGTTTCCCGTTTTACGTATAAAGTTAAAACTTATGGGAAATGATATTCAAATTAGCTTCTAATGACGGAGTTCGGTTTGTAACTTGTTTGTTTTCTCGTGTAATATATCTCGAACTTTTaagtgtttatgtttattttccatTGCAAGGCATGCTATCTAAAGCAGTATTACTTTAACATAATTCAACAGTACGCCCCTCACAGGTTTTCGGTTACAACGATACAACTATCATAATCCATCGATGACCAAGTACAAATCATGCGCTTGCCATCCTTATCATGTAGCTTTATCTTATGTTTGGGTATACATAATGTAACATCTTAAAAGGTATCACCAAACTTCAAATAGCCTAAACACTACTTAAACGCGTTTGCATAATAAAGAAGATggcaattattaaatatatttatatctatcttcaatacaacaattacaatcCGATTAAATATGAAATATCTGATTTTTTGCAGTTCCTCGTTTTATAATGTTTTGGTCTTGTTTTATCAAAACAATTTTTATGAGTTTACAATTTTAGTTTATATCTTAATATCAAGAAACTTAAAGTAAAGAATACGAATTATCATTCTAAATGCTTGATCAGGTTTGAAAGCAACATATCGTGTGTATTGTTTTCTTAATGCAGACTTAAGGCGTTAACAAGGATATACCGATAGGCTAAACGTTAAATAAGCCAGAAGCACTTGGATAATTTACGATTGAGATTATGTGTACTAGATAGCGATGATTGCTTGCACGCTCGCTGACGTCAAAACGTAATAAAACCTAGTGCGTCTCGTTCAAGGAGCTTCAgtagggtaaaaaaaaaatctgaggaAAAATCGGgttgttattatacattatattgtATAATCAATGACGCGAATGAAAAAGTAGCAGAAAAACAATGAAGTGCAATCGTTATCAATTAAATTATGCGAATCCATTATTGAGAAGTAATGTTATCGTTGTAGGGCAGACGTTAGTAAGCACACATTTTATTTGAACTGAGAATTTTTATTCTACCAGTGAGTCATGTTGTATTTCTGCTCTAAATAATTCTAAAATACCGCTTCTATAGCAAACGATCGTTACGAAAATAGGTGTGTATCTTTTGCTAGCtagtgtttatatttaattttaattatcgTCAGAACGCACTGAAATATTATAATCATGTCTTATGCTACTGATAAGAATGTTTTACACTCTGCGTATCATTAACGTTGTACAAATATAATTCCGCAGCATTTACGTTGATTTAAAAGTTGCTTTAATGTAAGATGTGCGGTTGATGTAAGAGTTATAATCGCAATGagttcaatatatttaaaatatttcagtttttatataaaatgaatatttatctaTATGTTAATATTGAGAAGCATTAAACGTGCCACATACGACAACGATGCAATCATAAAATAGAACACAGCCATGTTAAGTAATTGACACAGATGGAATATTTCCACGGAGCAAAGGTTATTAACGTGGCTTAGATATGACACGCACAATCTAGTACCGACTAGAAAAACTGTCAAAGCTTCAAAGCAAATCATTTAAATTGGGCTTGCTTTGCACATCGCATTAATTGTTTACGCTTAGAGGAATGAAAACATGGAACGACATGTTCTAGAACTaggtaaaacaaatatattaattgttctcaataaaattaatatttatgatcAACCCCATGTTCAGGTATTACTCGTTTAGAAATAAGTATAGCATTAGAAAAATGAGCCTTTACAATTATAGAGAGTGACACACAATATTTTATTGAGATGTTTTATAAAGTATGAAATTTTTGTTAAACTACATAAACCTTATTAATTTAGATATTTTTGCTACTATCTATCAATCCATGGAAATAACATACATGCGCTAAACATAAAACATGATACAGTGAATTAAAATGTGGAGTCATCGTCTTGAAAACGGTCAATCGAAAGCAGTCTGGGTTTAAACcgggtaaaaatgtgaacacataaTTGTGTTATTACTGTGTCAACTGTATCAAGATGATATTCTGTAAAAAACGAAGACGTTTAAAGACCTTCGCGATTTGAATTTGACAGTGTTCAAAAATATAAAATGGCGCGACTGCGCGTGTGGAAAGCATGATGCATTTTTatagaaatttatataaaaacaatggTGTTGTCTACAAAACGTAGGCAGCCAGCGATTACACTCGAAAACAATCGTATCAAAGCaacttaataataaaaaactttttttccggaaaaaaaataacataattttgaatagtCTACTTATTTGGACACAAAATGTAGAATTTATCGGTTTCTTTCAAAAtggacaaaaacacacacacgacGTTTATAAAGTGAACTATTTATGGAAACTTCATATTGATAATGACTATTTAAGGAGCTGTATTTCGTAGCTCTTGTGAGTAATTAAtggcatatgcataaattgtgtcTGAAGCAAAGTAATTCGTTCGACATAATattcatgtgtttttttcaacGAAGGATAAtaatgattttgttgttttcgtTTTGACAGCAGCCCTTCTGTTTCTGCTTGTGAGCGGCAGTggtatttttatttcttaaacgTATGTCTAGGCAGACGgtgtatattgtattttaattttatggCATCATGTGAAATGTGTTCTGGTTTGACCTAACCTCATCTTATATGCACAAcgtagaataaaaataataacaaagaatGGTATTTTGATTGTGTATTTACCCGCCTTTTTACTGaagttttgtaaaaaataatttgacTAAAGGACAATCCATTATATTTTATTCGGGTTGTTCGTTTGtattaattatgatcatttgttgatgaaaataaatgttaacatactcGGTGAATTGAAGACCAAATCTTAGGGTAATATGAAAATCTAATAGATTGAGCAgcataagaaaaaaatgtgttactTTTCCTGCGTCCATAATTTAAATACGTTACGTCCTGTCTCGGAATTTGTATAGAAAAAAGGTTATATCCATTCATAATATTGCGCAGTTAACGAACAAGGTGCAGGAGAAGACATCCAAGTAGATAATATAATAGAAAATGTTGATGTTAAAATAATGTCGTAtgctattttttataattaacaaaCAGTATTGACAAATATCGCGTAATTGTTTGAACTTAATTTAATGTTTAGATCTACcgattttaacttttttaaaatgATCATTACATTAAGGGAACCATTATATGTATGTGTTAAAAAAGATTCTCTGGAGTGCTACAGTTGCGATGGCATCCACGACATAACAACGTGCAGAAACATAACAACATGTGGAGCAAATCAGGCAGGTTTTATTTCTGTGTTGATACGAATTACAAACTGAATAAGCTTCTTTTACTTGTTTCTCGAAAATAATAGTTGCAATATAGTTAACTTGAGTAAGTATGAAGACATTGATTGCAGCAAattcttattaaatattttcaatttaatggTGAGTTTCAAACAATATGGATAGTTTTgtatgtttgcttgaaaagaaATAAACGCATAATTACTGAATTAAAAGGGTTGTTTGTATTACATTTAACGTTAAGGCATATACTATACGTCATTTACCTTTTCCTGACAAATGGAACAAATATTTGAAATGTCATTCATTTCATTCTGATTCTCGAATGCAATCAACGTCTCGAATGTTTTGCTTTAATAAGAATGAACCAAGACTTAATACTGATGCATACTCAAACACAACGTCAACAGTAACCATGTTTGTGAATgcgtgttatttttttaaacgcttACGCATCCATGAAGAAAAAAAGTTTAGCAGCCTTTTCCGCGATTGCAATGTTTACTTATTTGATTAAACGCTCTCTCATCATGTTCAAGTTTATTTGGGattaaatacattaacaaaacGTGTGACTTTGCGAAACGATGACtactaatacattttaataacatatatactcgaatttatacatgtatacatgtatacaatgtgTCTGTCTTAACTGACGCAAAAATTTAAATCTTTGTCCTATTAGGCCTGCTATCATCGCATGAGGGCTGATGCATCCGGTAACGTCATGGATGTGGGCTGTGTGGACCATGCAGTAAGACAGCTTCATTCTTACACAAAACTGCCTTTAATTGTATTTGCAGCTTTATATGCATAGTTTGTATCTGCTTTATTTGACATGTCGATCTAATTGAACTGTAAACGTCGATAATACAAACTATTCATTGAATGTTCAGTACCGGTAAAGTAATTTTTAGTTAAATCATAATAAGTTTTAATCACTTCTTTAAAGATGTGTGTCGACCCCGGAAGTATTTCAAGTCTCATAGGACGATCTCTGATACAACTCAGACAAACGTCGTCCAACTGTTCAGAATGCTGTTCAACCGATAGATGCAACGACCAACTGTGCTCTCACAATTTACGTAAATATGTAGTTTGTCATTTTCCCAAAGAAAGTACTTTGAAGTTCCGATAATTGTTAATTTCCCACCGTTTCGCgcatttatatgcatatatagtGTGTGCATTTCAATACAgaaataataattcatttaacGAGTCTTTGACTGTTAATTGTTATAATGATAAGTATTAGTATATAAAGAGCTCTTCAAAGCGTATTTATACACAGATCACGTTATTAATAAATACTTTACTACTTAATTAACTTAATTGTAAACATGCTGAATTACAGAATGTATTGCCTGAATCCCTTTCTGCTTCACCTTCTCACTCACTCAATAACTCAAACACTTAGTTGTTCAAGCACCCACTCACTGTCTTCATTAAACGTATCGAAAAGTATATCACAACTAGTTCACGTATTTTACTACGATTAACCGGTTTCATTTTCTATTGAGAAAGGATAAATAAGATCTTTGTAATATGTCATACTTATTTAAAGGCTAACAGTTCGAACTTGTGTCATTCTTGAAGTTAATTAAACGAAGTATTAAGACCCATTTACGTTAAATTATCACATCTCAGAGGTTAAGTCTGCTGTTATGATCAAATAAACACAACTGAATTCGAAACAGGCAATTATAAATACATGTCGTGAAATACACTTCAATTAAGCAAatgaataatacaaaatacacacCAGTTAACAAACACCTTTTTTTAGCTTCCGCTTGTGTTGACGATGAGACTGTTGACTGTGCTAAAATGAGTTCCCTTTTCAACGTCTGTGCTGGAAACTACGAGCATGCTGCGATGATTTGTCCCAGATTCTGTAACCTGTGCAATTTTAGTAAGTTTTCACTTAAACATATAACATTACGttacaatcaaattaaaattgctaattttaattttatattcttACTCATCATTCTGTATTTGTTTTGTACAAATCAACTTCATATAACATCAACAGCTAACGGTAACTGGGCTGACTGGTCAAGTTGGTCATCTTGTACAATTACGTGTGGTAGCACGACACAGATGAGGACCAGAACGTGTACCAATCCCGCGCCAGCAAGCCATGGTAAAAACTGTCAAGGGCCTTCCACGGACTACACGTCTTGTGTGAGAGACTCTTGTCCTGGTAAATACCAATATTGTTAGTCATAAGGGTGGAGGTTTGTTTATGATAACGTTattataaaatgttcacctaTTACTTTATCGCATTGAGTTCAGTTTCACATTAACGGGATATTTGACAGTAAATGCTTTAAATGTATCAATGTTAACATAAGATCTAAAAAGCTTaagtattaacaaaaataaaattaaaattaaaactagaaatggcgtggcagaggccgacgcgtatccacatgccgcatgtttgacccaggggcgccccatggttggtaatggggccatgcatagttgagattgactgtattgtcataagagatgttcagtatcaaattgaagtaaattggtgtagaaatgaagaagtaaatgtaaaataacattaaaaaaatgagtaacaatctctgacccggccccaccccaatctccttaacttttgacccaggggtcagatcaaaattccaaatagtgcattgtcgcacatatgctcatagctaccatgtgtgtacgtttcaaggttctagtgcaaatagtgtaggaggagacagtggccaggacagacggacggacggacatacagacggcggagataaccacataatagatttcaaaatctaaacgcggaccctaagttcaaagtcaaggtaaCAGTGGTCAAAACttgtatgcacatggaaaggtcttgtccagatacacatgcgtaccaaatatcaaagcaatatctgaagggacacagacgttatgagctttttttgaatcgcggtcgcagattccgaaacctgaacgcggaccccaagttcaaaaattccatgcgcatggaaaggtgttgtccagaatAACATGCGTACCATATAtcaaagcaatatctgaagggacacaatAGGTATGAGCCTCTTTTGAATTGTggtcgcatatttcgaaacctaaacgctgacctcaagttcaaggtcaaggtcacaggggtcaaaaattttatgcgcatggaaaggtgttgtccagatacacatgcataccaaatatgaaagcaatatctgaagggacacagtagttatgagcctttttcgaatcgcggtcgcaggaaaatctctgacccggccccatcccaacccccataaattttgcaccgtcgcacatatgctcatagctaccatgtgtgtaagtttcaatgttctagtgctaatagtgtaggaggagatggtggtcaggacggacggacgaacggacagacggcggagttaaccacataatccccactttttctccgaaaagcgtggggataaaaagtaTTCTCAGGTGGGCTCGAGccactgaccctggagtaaaagtcaagcgctGTCCGTGATGTTACAGTACGAATTATATTATGTAGTTCATATACAAAATCAACGTTTTgctataaaatataacgataaaaacagaactctccaaattattaaatcgtttcgcttttgtaacgctttataattatcaggtttttaaatcgtcataaaatgcatacaatggatatttaAGATCATAGTTTTATTGTTTCCTCGCAGAATACATAACTGCAAAGCAAACACATattattcaattttgtcaaatttacctaattgtgaacatgtccctttaacaAGGCAGTTTCGATAATACCTTTAACTACGtaacaacaaattaaacaaactgaATACAAGCATTTTACTTGTATATATTACTGTTTACAAAAGTAAAAAGACAGACATTGTGTGCAGTAAATGTATATTCCAGTAAATTGTCCTTCATGGTCCATTCAAAAGCAGCGTCTATTTCAAAAGAGCTCAATTTTCCTTTTGATTAGTGGTTATTTGATAAATTTCTCCAAAGCTAGATTGTCCATCCCTAAATTGTCCGGAAGTTTGGAATTTTTTATCTTGGACACATACGGTAAAGGGAACTTTGATCATTCATGTAAAAGCGATGCTTTAACGGGACATTAAACCCTCATATCAATTCTAAGTACTGTAATCATTTACAATATAATCTATAAAGTAGTGCGTATACCGTATCTACCATTTAAAGtgattaataaaataacattgattCGGGAGAAGCGTAAACAATGGAACATGGAGATTTAGTTATGCACTAATGTAATACTGTTGATATTTGGTTATTGCGCCCGCCTAGTGGGTATTAAAACTATTCCTTTTAAAACCGTTTGTGTATGTTTTGCCTTTGAGGCAACAAAATTGAGATCTATAAAAAGTTGCCGTTTTTATTTGAATGTGTACATCCTTTACCGACACTCAAATGGAAGTTAATTTTggttaaattaaatttttaatcacTGATATTTTCGAATGCTTGTCTTTGTTCTGAATTACCCAAACATCAACACATCACATCTCTAACAGTCGACGGTGGTTGGGGTTCATGGACTACTTGGGGATCATGTTCCGCATCCTGTGGCGTAGCATTACAACACAGAACCAGATATTGCGACAGCCCACCTCCCGCGAGGTTTGGAGATCACTGCTTTGGAGACTCTCTGGATTACAGAACATGTATACTTCAAGGATGCACAGGTGTAGTATTCACATAGTATTTATTCGTGCTTTACCTACGTGTATATAAGGGAAACAAAAACGTCCAGAAATGTTCATACATTATGCTTACCCATATATGCGTATATCCAAGGACAGGAGGCTATAATTAACAATATGGAAATACGACCATGCTTATGTGTTATATGTGAATAAATCGTTTTGTGAAATAATGTTCATTTATCTTATGGTATAATGACTTTAAATCTGATccatttgatttatatgttatatgtatttggtaaaataaaaatatcatcaagatgtacatatttataaagttaaatgttaaaataccatataagtaTTAACATGATATACTCGTCCCTAAAGATGGTGGATGGACCACGTGAACAAATTGGGGCACGTGCTCAGCCACGTGCGATGGAGGGTTTCATCAGCGCAGTCGCCAGTGCACTAATCCCCCAGCGTCTGTCAATGGCCACCAGTGTGATGGACCAAATGTTGACGTAGGAGCATGCAACACTCAGCAATGTCCGCAAACAGGTCATATATTGAACTAtctatataaaagtattttatacgttcTATGTTATAGTTCAAGAAGGGGTATTCATATAAATCTGTTTGAGTGAAATAAGTTTCGAGTGTATATTAACTGTTTGATAAAAAACACTTGGTTTGGTAAACAGAGTATTCAAAATACAACTCCATATTTATTGTTTAGATGATTtaaattatttcatgaaaaaaattgaTATGTGTCACAGACACTCATGCCTAAACAACACATGTTTGGGCACAGATAAATCCGTTTTATGTTCTACAGTGCACGCAAAGACTAAAAGCAACAATTAAGCTAATAATTGCACACTCGATTTTTTTTGGTTTGAGAAAAACCTGCCAGGCATTTAGATGAATTGAAAACACACTAAATATCGCTTAACTGTGAAAGTTTTAGCTTGATTAACCCTTCAATAAAAGAGGAAtcgaaaacaaacaattttgtgAGAATAAAGTCCAAACAACAGCAAAAATcgtcataattatgtcaaaactCGTCGAAGCTAACATCACTTCCTTTACGAATATATACATAAGAGGTATATCAACTTTTAAAGATTAATCGACAAAATTtgggctatacatgtatattgcatagTAGAAAAAAGACAAAATGCTAGAACTCTGAAACAGTTTGTGAAAGCCAGGATTATTTTCATAGCTATTAACGCCATTCAACTGATAAAGCGAGATTCACCAAgttgttaaatatgtgttaaacAGACAAAATGTTGAGACTATAGATTGTATATTGGAAAAACAGACATATGGCCTTAAATCTGCAATAAGCCGTCGCAGCTTGAATTTCTTCTTTTAAGATCATCTGTACATAGAGGTTATACAACTATAGAAGTGTGAGCGAGATCCACCCTGTAATTAAAGCGCTAAAAGTGGACAGATCGTTGCAATAATTAGATTCCTTACGTGTTGTTGTTGCTAATAAATGTTTTCCAACTTCTGAATATATATAAATCGTAtccaaataataatgtttattaaccaaataaaataaacacacacagaAAAACAGACGTACATGTATTTGCCCATGAAAATAGTTAggtttaatatatagagaataacagggaCTGtttgatcgttttgtaatatatcaggcaaggcgtAGAATAATATAACAGttaggcttgccgagccgttattttattcgttccgagcctgatatattacaaaaagatcaggcagttacctgcttttctgtttatcatacctctacgtccccgaatttaaagaaataatgacaaAATCGCTAAAAGGTTGCATTtgtagcgggaaagaatatgatttgtgtcgtttgatgtgttaataatgacgtcattgcacttgcgcttaatatttgcaaaacatgttttttgctgtttgtgctgcattttgtgtttaaaatatattacatcttagtctcaaagtttttgttttgtttaatctgattcgattttactaaaatgattactttatagttgattccgagtaatatgacctacctccaatcatcgactgatataagaacttcctgttgaactgatataaaaaaatatatcatgcaacgttaaacttatatcaagcagatatcaatgcagcggtatgataaatatgtatatttc
Encoded proteins:
- the LOC127875080 gene encoding coadhesin-like; this translates as MERHVLELAALLFLLVSGSDSLECYSCDGIHDITTCRNITTCGANQACYHRMRADASGNVMDVGCVDHAMCVDPGSISSLIGRSLIQLRQTSSNCSECCSTDRCNDQLCSHNLPSACVDDETVDCAKMSSLFNVCAGNYEHAAMICPRFCNLCNFTNGNWADWSSWSSCTITCGSTTQMRTRTCTNPAPASHGKNCQGPSTDYTSCVRDSCPVDGGWGSWTTWGSCSASCGVALQHRTRYCDSPPPARFGDHCFGDSLDYRTCILQGCTDGGWTTWTSWGTCSASCDGGFHQRSRQCTNPPASAYGHQCDGPNVDVGACNTQQCPQTDGGWTAWSSWSTCPSTILCVGGIHQRYRECSNPKPSVYGQQCHGVSVDTQSCNTCQYANIQNTIRLNNGRVEVYLNGAWGTVCDDSFDSNSNAARVVCRQLGLPTSNARSIDPLEGPSYMSILLDDVVCTGNEASLLACSHNTVGTHNCAHREDAGVYCA